A single window of Rubripirellula lacrimiformis DNA harbors:
- a CDS encoding CocE/NonD family hydrolase, which translates to MQLVGKQRFITRRWFVPAIGLLLMVASGSWGFANEFVVQKDVMVPMRDGVRLATDIYRPATDGKALEQPLPVILSRLPYNKDGQASAAKYYATHGYVFVAQDTRGRYKSEGTWHMLSDDGPDGVDCAAWIGKQSWSDGKIGMIGTSYYGGTQHAMALAGAPELATVIPVDAMANMGRQSLRNGGAFELRFWNWIFLNAGRGSRAAKDAGTAETLKVMADQRLAYLEQLPTRRGMTPLRLSPEYEDWLVSAMEHGANDSFWSDVNIVDAPQEYKDIPVYLVSGWYDSWGGNTTANFMALQRAIKGPVYMIMGPWIHAQQTASSHGQVSFGKEAAIANQWAWRKEWYDHWLKGADNSVGKADPFQTPVRIFVMGTGDGSKDEKGRLQHGGYWRNENEWPLARTQYTDFYLQAGGVLAQEAPPAKESITQFQFDPADPVPTIGGNISSGDDILVQGGWNQKGGPHIWNFLKPIPISARKDVLVFQSAPLEHDLEVTGEIEVELFASSSAVDTDFTAKLVDVYPPSADWPGGFDLNIGDGIVRGRFRESLQEEVLMTPGETYEFTIKLYPTSNVFKKGHRIRVDISSSNFPRFDVNPNTGEPLNRQRMSKVADQTICHDSTRPSRIVLPVIPGT; encoded by the coding sequence ATGCAACTTGTCGGCAAACAACGGTTCATAACCAGGCGATGGTTCGTTCCCGCAATCGGCCTACTGCTGATGGTGGCTAGCGGCAGTTGGGGCTTTGCCAACGAATTTGTGGTTCAGAAAGATGTGATGGTGCCGATGCGTGATGGCGTGCGTTTGGCGACCGACATCTATCGTCCGGCTACCGATGGCAAAGCGTTGGAGCAGCCGTTGCCGGTCATCTTGTCGCGATTGCCGTACAACAAGGACGGCCAAGCGAGTGCGGCCAAATATTACGCCACACATGGTTACGTCTTTGTCGCTCAAGACACTCGAGGGCGATACAAGTCCGAAGGGACGTGGCACATGCTGAGCGATGACGGACCCGACGGAGTGGATTGTGCTGCTTGGATTGGCAAACAGTCTTGGTCCGATGGCAAGATCGGCATGATCGGCACGTCGTATTATGGCGGGACTCAGCACGCGATGGCGTTGGCAGGGGCTCCCGAACTGGCGACCGTGATTCCCGTCGATGCGATGGCGAACATGGGACGCCAGAGCCTCCGCAATGGAGGTGCCTTTGAACTGCGATTTTGGAACTGGATCTTTTTGAACGCTGGGCGAGGAAGTCGCGCAGCGAAAGATGCGGGAACCGCCGAAACGCTTAAGGTCATGGCCGATCAACGACTGGCGTATTTGGAACAGCTGCCGACGCGACGCGGGATGACCCCGCTGAGGTTGTCGCCAGAGTATGAAGATTGGCTCGTTTCAGCGATGGAACACGGCGCGAACGATTCGTTTTGGTCCGACGTCAATATTGTCGATGCCCCCCAGGAATACAAAGACATTCCGGTCTACTTGGTCTCCGGCTGGTACGATTCCTGGGGTGGGAACACGACCGCAAATTTTATGGCGCTGCAACGTGCGATCAAGGGACCGGTGTACATGATCATGGGGCCCTGGATTCACGCCCAACAAACCGCTTCGTCGCATGGCCAAGTCTCCTTTGGCAAAGAAGCCGCGATTGCCAACCAATGGGCATGGCGAAAAGAGTGGTACGACCATTGGCTCAAAGGGGCTGACAACTCCGTCGGCAAAGCGGACCCGTTCCAGACGCCAGTGCGAATTTTTGTGATGGGGACCGGCGACGGAAGCAAAGATGAAAAAGGTCGCTTGCAGCATGGCGGTTATTGGCGAAACGAGAACGAGTGGCCGCTGGCTCGAACGCAGTACACCGATTTCTACTTGCAAGCAGGCGGTGTTTTGGCGCAGGAAGCTCCACCCGCCAAAGAATCGATTACCCAGTTTCAATTTGACCCTGCTGATCCCGTGCCAACCATCGGCGGGAATATCTCATCGGGTGACGACATCCTGGTCCAAGGTGGATGGAACCAAAAAGGTGGCCCCCATATTTGGAACTTTTTGAAGCCGATTCCAATCTCTGCTCGCAAAGATGTCCTGGTGTTCCAGTCCGCCCCGCTGGAACACGACCTTGAAGTGACCGGTGAGATCGAGGTGGAATTGTTTGCATCAAGTTCCGCAGTGGATACCGACTTCACCGCAAAGCTGGTTGACGTTTACCCACCGTCGGCTGATTGGCCGGGCGGGTTCGATCTGAATATCGGAGATGGCATTGTCCGTGGCAGGTTTCGCGAATCCCTTCAAGAAGAAGTCTTGATGACCCCAGGGGAAACGTATGAGTTCACGATCAAGCTTTATCCGACTTCCAACGTGTTCAAGAAGGGACACCGAATCCGAGTCGATATTTCCAGTTCCAACTTTCCTCGGTTTGATGTCAACCCAAACACGGGGGAACCTTTGAACCGTCAACGAATGTCCAAAGTGGCGGACCAGACGATTTGTCATGACTCGACCCGGCCTAGTCGGATCGTGTTGCCAGTCATTCCTGGTACGTAG
- a CDS encoding RNA 2'-phosphotransferase: MKTDPKLVSTSKFLSLVLRHQPEVVGMSLDDEGWLDIDELIANSNKHGKPLTIEALHEVVATNDKKRFALSEDGLRIRASQGHSVSGVDLKLDEKTPPDSLYHGTIAPFIHSIQAHGLQKRSRNHVHLSADQTTAIKVGARRGKPVILCVAAGVMHQDGHLFYLSANGVWLVDAVPTGYLSFPKDLP, translated from the coding sequence ATGAAGACAGACCCAAAGCTCGTTTCGACCAGCAAGTTCCTTAGCCTTGTCCTTAGGCATCAACCCGAAGTCGTCGGCATGAGCCTGGACGATGAAGGCTGGCTAGATATCGATGAACTGATTGCGAACTCCAACAAACATGGCAAGCCTCTGACAATCGAAGCCCTGCATGAAGTCGTCGCCACCAATGACAAGAAGCGGTTCGCCTTGAGTGAAGATGGTCTCCGCATCCGAGCCAGCCAGGGCCACTCGGTGTCCGGCGTGGATCTGAAGCTCGATGAAAAGACACCGCCCGACTCACTTTACCACGGCACCATCGCCCCGTTTATCCACAGCATCCAAGCGCACGGGCTTCAAAAACGCTCCCGAAACCACGTTCACCTGTCCGCCGACCAGACGACGGCAATCAAGGTGGGCGCCAGACGCGGCAAGCCTGTCATCCTCTGCGTTGCCGCTGGTGTGATGCATCAAGACGGTCACCTGTTTTATTTGTCAGCCAATGGTGTTTGGCTGGTCGATGCGGTGCCGACCGGCTACCTGAGTTTCCCGAAAGACCTTCCATGA
- a CDS encoding sulfatase, protein MKYLSIAFLWCPLLLLGRIPSATASQPPNVILFYVDDLGWQDVPIHDLDDPCPYETPNLVKLAEAGMTFTQAYSPAPTCSPSRAGIITGQHPAKIKLTHVDLGIVPAGRATERLVAPYLQSHLDLDLMTLADAMKQNGYRTGHVGKWHVGLTAASFGFDFVNQSRGMHRGMDDRTKGFATADDSTYPLSKQKYPPLSPKKPDGISYPFDEVTQSAIDFIDDSKREPFFLNLCHWMVHWPVLTRNGELLEHYCDKFGFPFPPEPGDMTRKGQQNPYFAAMTTSVDWSLGRLVDHLAQTDDPRSPGKKLIETTYIIFTSDNGGAEVHAKEIISDNAPLKYGKKHAEEGGIRVPMVVTGPGIARGSRFDGLVNQLDYFPTILKLTRSSIASANLDVLSGLDISPVLMGKSPKITDRSGDERTHLFWHFPHNGPLAMKSAIREGDFKMYKRYDTNDYELYRLYQDGQRLDLEEQNDLAEDPEFASVVQRLAASLGADLAANDAELPYLNPAYRGKEQASARIASSSFNASDRRATLAVENTGPAIKQAYVIYGGETTHSNQAQKRKKQLERRMQRRGETSQATDDVAGPELLGMKYPATIDPDTHSVSAVIPQRVQAYRFLFVDSNRYLHHSDVQLAK, encoded by the coding sequence ATGAAGTACTTATCAATCGCATTCCTGTGGTGCCCGTTGTTGCTGCTGGGCCGGATCCCATCGGCAACGGCTTCGCAGCCGCCCAACGTGATCCTTTTTTACGTCGACGACCTTGGTTGGCAGGATGTTCCGATCCACGACTTGGACGATCCTTGCCCTTACGAGACGCCGAACTTGGTGAAGCTTGCGGAAGCGGGCATGACGTTCACTCAGGCGTATTCGCCGGCGCCGACTTGCTCTCCTTCGCGTGCGGGGATCATCACCGGACAGCATCCCGCCAAGATTAAACTGACGCATGTTGATCTGGGCATCGTTCCGGCTGGGCGTGCGACAGAACGCTTGGTGGCTCCTTACCTGCAATCGCATCTGGATTTGGACCTGATGACATTGGCGGATGCGATGAAGCAAAACGGTTATCGCACGGGTCATGTCGGCAAGTGGCACGTCGGCCTGACCGCAGCTAGCTTCGGATTCGATTTTGTGAACCAGAGTCGAGGGATGCATCGCGGGATGGATGACCGCACCAAAGGCTTCGCCACGGCGGACGACTCCACGTACCCGCTGAGCAAACAGAAGTATCCACCGCTTAGCCCGAAGAAGCCTGACGGCATTTCGTATCCCTTTGACGAGGTCACTCAGTCCGCCATCGACTTCATTGACGACAGCAAGCGGGAACCGTTTTTCTTGAACCTATGCCACTGGATGGTCCACTGGCCGGTGCTGACCCGAAACGGTGAACTGCTAGAGCACTACTGCGACAAGTTTGGATTTCCGTTTCCTCCCGAACCGGGAGACATGACGCGGAAGGGGCAGCAAAACCCATACTTTGCTGCGATGACCACCAGTGTCGATTGGAGTCTTGGCCGCTTGGTGGACCATCTCGCGCAGACCGATGACCCTCGCAGCCCTGGCAAGAAACTGATCGAGACCACGTACATCATTTTCACATCGGACAACGGCGGTGCGGAGGTGCATGCCAAAGAGATCATTTCGGACAACGCACCATTGAAGTATGGAAAGAAGCATGCCGAGGAAGGTGGCATTCGTGTGCCCATGGTCGTTACCGGTCCCGGCATCGCAAGGGGCAGCCGGTTCGACGGACTCGTCAATCAACTGGACTACTTTCCAACGATCCTGAAGCTGACTCGGTCGTCGATCGCATCAGCGAACTTGGATGTACTGAGCGGTTTGGACATTTCGCCAGTGCTGATGGGCAAGAGTCCAAAGATCACGGATCGATCGGGCGACGAGCGAACGCACCTATTCTGGCATTTCCCGCACAACGGCCCCCTGGCGATGAAGTCTGCGATTCGCGAGGGCGATTTCAAGATGTACAAGCGGTACGACACAAACGACTACGAACTTTACCGTCTGTACCAGGACGGCCAACGATTGGATTTGGAAGAGCAGAACGATCTTGCCGAAGATCCCGAGTTCGCATCGGTGGTCCAACGATTGGCAGCCAGCCTGGGCGCCGATTTAGCGGCCAATGATGCGGAACTCCCTTACCTGAACCCGGCTTATCGGGGCAAGGAACAGGCGTCGGCTCGGATCGCAAGCTCGTCGTTCAATGCATCCGACCGCCGGGCAACACTTGCGGTTGAAAACACTGGCCCAGCGATCAAGCAAGCGTACGTGATCTACGGCGGAGAGACGACGCATTCGAATCAGGCCCAGAAGCGGAAGAAGCAACTGGAGCGGAGAATGCAAAGACGGGGGGAGACAAGCCAAGCGACCGACGACGTTGCTGGTCCCGAACTGCTGGGCATGAAGTATCCGGCCACGATCGATCCGGACACTCACTCGGTCAGTGCCGTGATCCCCCAACGAGTCCAGGCCTACCGGTTCTTGTTCGTCGATTCCAATCGCTACTTGCACCATAGCGATGTGCAACTGGCAAAGTAG
- a CDS encoding FKBP-type peptidyl-prolyl cis-trans isomerase, which translates to MDADFSPDFSTTDSGLKYRVLRKSDGKKPTAASTVTVKYRGWLSNGKVFDSSYERGDPTTFPLQNVVAGWTEGMQLVGQGGMIELWVPSRLGYGERGSPGSIPAHSNIHFIVELVSVN; encoded by the coding sequence ATGGATGCGGATTTTTCTCCCGATTTCTCGACGACCGATTCGGGGCTGAAGTATCGGGTTTTGCGAAAATCCGACGGCAAGAAGCCGACGGCTGCCAGCACGGTGACTGTCAAATATCGCGGTTGGCTCAGCAATGGGAAAGTGTTCGATAGCTCTTACGAGCGAGGCGATCCGACAACCTTTCCCTTACAAAACGTCGTTGCCGGTTGGACCGAAGGCATGCAACTTGTCGGTCAGGGCGGCATGATCGAACTGTGGGTGCCTTCACGTCTCGGCTACGGCGAACGCGGTTCCCCAGGCTCCATTCCTGCTCACTCGAACATTCACTTCATCGTCGAGCTGGTGTCGGTCAACTAG
- a CDS encoding ankyrin repeat domain-containing protein — protein sequence MIQTKLWIRRVVLLVLPALLAVATVDAAQTGTLRAANREGAVDGAMIVKTGQNQHLHERLCQLNPNWSGKDLSPTVIGNVGDRGDEVSLIQTHFAYVIQRLKVADVRDQSSVQREQRSLNIQRLQDYMTDGVFPQNIFTSGRRPVFIDPWGTHCAVGHLIASSGHRELAKLINQQHRLDVLHDIQTDGLSEWQMASGLSMDELALIQPHYAFRKFSQTIQYPLEIESLILGDSTAVTEALKSGKLRVDSRCGGKTLLHFAAAAGDLDLVKSLVAQGADLEAVSTLGCDEDEVAKGGNHSNFEVRWDAPTLVTKGRYSHKSGSVYETTTGAFVADVLQDLYGGMEGKSALAYATATPRASRHRFAIYNDHRVGGGLWGSENRPLDSLKQSRSEVAQWLQEQESK from the coding sequence ATGATTCAAACGAAACTATGGATCCGCCGCGTCGTTCTGCTCGTGCTTCCGGCCCTACTGGCCGTCGCGACGGTGGATGCGGCCCAGACAGGAACGCTCCGAGCTGCCAATCGCGAGGGAGCAGTCGATGGGGCAATGATTGTGAAGACTGGCCAAAATCAGCATTTGCACGAGCGTCTGTGTCAGTTGAATCCCAATTGGTCCGGCAAAGATCTTTCCCCCACGGTCATCGGGAACGTCGGCGACAGGGGCGATGAAGTTTCTCTGATTCAGACCCATTTTGCATACGTGATCCAGCGACTAAAGGTTGCTGATGTCCGAGATCAAAGCAGCGTCCAGCGCGAACAGCGTTCGCTGAACATCCAGCGATTGCAGGACTACATGACCGACGGAGTGTTTCCCCAAAACATCTTCACTTCCGGTCGCCGGCCTGTGTTCATCGATCCTTGGGGAACTCACTGTGCCGTCGGCCACCTGATTGCTTCTTCCGGCCATCGCGAATTGGCAAAGTTGATCAACCAACAGCATCGTCTCGATGTGCTACACGACATCCAAACGGATGGACTGTCGGAGTGGCAAATGGCGTCCGGGCTAAGCATGGACGAACTGGCACTGATCCAACCTCACTATGCGTTTCGAAAGTTCAGTCAGACGATCCAGTACCCTTTGGAAATCGAGTCGTTGATTCTTGGCGACTCGACCGCAGTCACCGAGGCGTTGAAAAGTGGCAAGCTTCGTGTGGACAGTCGCTGTGGTGGGAAAACGCTTCTCCACTTTGCCGCCGCCGCAGGGGACTTGGATCTGGTGAAGAGTCTGGTGGCACAAGGCGCCGATCTAGAGGCCGTTTCCACACTTGGCTGCGACGAAGATGAAGTCGCCAAGGGCGGAAACCATTCGAACTTTGAAGTTCGGTGGGATGCTCCGACCCTGGTCACGAAAGGCAGGTACTCCCACAAATCGGGATCGGTCTATGAAACCACCACGGGTGCTTTCGTGGCGGATGTCTTGCAGGATCTCTATGGTGGGATGGAGGGAAAAAGTGCACTGGCGTACGCAACGGCGACACCACGAGCATCGAGACATCGTTTCGCCATTTACAACGATCACCGCGTTGGGGGCGGACTCTGGGGTTCCGAAAACCGTCCATTGGATTCGCTGAAGCAATCGCGATCGGAAGTCGCTCAATGGCTGCAGGAGCAAGAATCGAAGTAG
- a CDS encoding RecQ family ATP-dependent DNA helicase, producing the protein MHATQKLSSRLSDNFGFDTFRPGQHQACSAAMQGRDTLVLMATGSGKSLCYQLPGLELEGVTVVVSPLISLAEDQAAHIRELGTHAAVLNSSKSKKQICQYREDIRSGKAEFVFTTPERLQQSDICDLLAEVGVDIFVIDEAHCASQWGHDFRPDYLCLHHARQRLGNPPILAMTATASPKTIVEIIRCLKLSDPEMIATGITRPNLRLDVVACVGEKEKTSALRDLFQAESDLDANEPAIVYCATTKTCERLRDELSDLPMPTLCYHGRMKQSLRSESQSAFMDGPPAVMFATNAFGLGIDKPDIRRVVHYDLPGSLEAYYQEAGRAGRDGSAAACTLFFDREDIGLQKMFASGAIDSSQLMTAHHTLVKGIERWGDDGDGVSLTDLKRISPLGRQTLKQCLQQLAARGYAAPAGRGRWACLLDTIDHAVTDGIAADARMRCEDRRIAIDQMVSYAESSECRWTILQKHFETSSASDQLCRCGNCGGVDADVA; encoded by the coding sequence ATGCACGCCACCCAAAAACTAAGCTCGCGGCTTTCCGATAACTTCGGTTTCGACACTTTTCGTCCGGGGCAACATCAAGCGTGCAGCGCCGCGATGCAAGGGCGAGACACACTTGTGCTGATGGCGACTGGTTCTGGCAAAAGTCTGTGTTACCAGTTGCCCGGCTTAGAACTCGAAGGCGTCACCGTCGTTGTCAGCCCGCTGATCTCTTTGGCCGAAGATCAAGCCGCCCACATCCGAGAATTAGGGACGCACGCTGCCGTCCTGAACAGTTCCAAATCGAAGAAGCAGATCTGTCAGTATCGGGAAGACATCCGATCCGGCAAAGCGGAGTTTGTGTTCACCACTCCCGAACGCTTGCAGCAGTCCGATATTTGCGACCTGCTCGCCGAGGTCGGCGTGGACATTTTCGTGATCGACGAAGCGCATTGTGCCAGCCAGTGGGGACATGATTTTCGTCCCGACTACCTCTGTCTTCATCATGCTCGCCAGCGATTAGGGAATCCCCCAATCCTTGCAATGACGGCCACGGCATCGCCAAAAACGATCGTTGAGATCATTCGATGTCTAAAGTTATCCGACCCCGAAATGATTGCGACCGGCATCACTCGTCCAAATCTGCGTTTGGATGTGGTTGCTTGCGTCGGCGAGAAGGAGAAAACCAGTGCGCTTCGCGATTTGTTCCAAGCCGAAAGCGATCTGGACGCGAACGAGCCTGCAATTGTTTACTGTGCGACGACCAAAACCTGCGAACGTCTCCGTGATGAACTGAGCGACTTGCCGATGCCAACGTTGTGCTATCACGGACGAATGAAACAGTCGCTCCGCAGCGAATCGCAATCTGCTTTCATGGATGGGCCACCTGCCGTGATGTTCGCCACCAATGCGTTTGGTCTTGGAATTGACAAACCTGATATCCGTCGGGTGGTTCACTACGACCTGCCAGGGTCGCTCGAGGCATACTACCAAGAAGCCGGGCGTGCTGGCCGAGATGGAAGCGCGGCCGCTTGTACACTGTTCTTCGATCGAGAAGACATCGGTTTGCAGAAAATGTTTGCCAGCGGTGCGATCGATTCGTCTCAACTGATGACCGCTCACCATACGTTGGTCAAGGGAATCGAGCGGTGGGGCGATGACGGCGACGGCGTGTCACTTACCGACCTGAAGAGGATTAGTCCGCTCGGTCGGCAAACGCTTAAACAGTGTCTCCAGCAACTCGCCGCTCGTGGCTATGCCGCTCCTGCAGGCCGTGGACGCTGGGCGTGCCTCCTGGATACCATCGATCACGCCGTCACCGATGGAATCGCTGCGGACGCTCGGATGCGTTGCGAAGACCGCCGAATCGCAATCGACCAGATGGTCAGCTATGCCGAATCGAGCGAGTGCCGTTGGACGATCCTACAAAAGCACTTTGAAACGAGTTCGGCGTCTGACCAACTCTGTCGTTGTGGCAATTGCGGTGGCGTAGATGCCGACGTGGCATAG
- a CDS encoding SDR family NAD(P)-dependent oxidoreductase, with protein MNNLSKLMLTVGGSYAALQLARTVVRRGRNFDWRYKRVVITGGSRGLGLVIARQLADQGARLAICARDEGGLRKAEAELRHLGAEVISQPCDVRSPKQVAEFIDRVTRQFDGVDVLINVAGIITVGPLESMTVDDFRDSMDTNCFGALHTAMNVLPWMREQGWGRIVNVASIGGKRSVPHMLPYATSKFALVGLSNGMRAELKQHNIFVTTACPGLMRTGSPRNAIFKGQHRDEYAWFSIGDSLPVFSMNAEQAAKQILQACRHGRGDLFVHSPLNISVMLQQLFPEITQEILSLAAAVLPTMGGIGRDAAKGHQSESAWSPSVLTTLTQRAAAANNQF; from the coding sequence ATGAATAATCTGTCGAAACTCATGCTTACCGTCGGCGGCAGTTATGCCGCTCTGCAACTCGCTCGCACTGTGGTACGCCGTGGTCGTAACTTCGACTGGCGATACAAACGCGTCGTGATCACCGGCGGTTCACGCGGCTTGGGTTTGGTGATTGCCCGGCAGCTTGCCGACCAGGGTGCTCGCTTGGCGATCTGTGCTCGCGACGAGGGTGGCCTGCGAAAGGCGGAGGCCGAGCTTCGGCATCTTGGAGCCGAGGTCATCAGCCAACCATGTGATGTTCGAAGTCCCAAGCAGGTTGCAGAGTTCATCGATCGCGTCACCCGTCAGTTCGACGGAGTCGACGTTCTGATCAATGTCGCTGGCATCATCACCGTCGGACCACTGGAGTCCATGACAGTGGACGACTTTCGCGATTCGATGGACACCAATTGCTTCGGGGCATTGCACACTGCAATGAATGTTCTGCCGTGGATGAGGGAACAAGGCTGGGGCCGCATCGTCAATGTCGCATCGATTGGCGGCAAACGATCTGTGCCCCACATGCTGCCTTATGCGACAAGCAAGTTTGCGTTGGTCGGTCTATCAAACGGAATGCGAGCGGAATTGAAACAACACAACATTTTCGTCACCACGGCCTGTCCGGGTTTGATGCGGACGGGAAGTCCTCGCAACGCAATCTTCAAAGGACAGCATCGAGACGAGTACGCTTGGTTCAGCATTGGTGATTCATTGCCCGTCTTTTCGATGAACGCCGAACAAGCGGCCAAGCAGATTTTACAGGCCTGCCGGCACGGTCGCGGGGATCTGTTCGTCCACAGTCCGCTGAATATCTCGGTCATGTTGCAACAGTTGTTTCCTGAGATCACCCAAGAAATTCTTTCGCTCGCTGCTGCTGTCTTGCCAACCATGGGAGGCATCGGGCGTGATGCCGCCAAGGGACATCAAAGCGAATCAGCATGGTCGCCCTCTGTGCTCACCACGCTTACGCAACGGGCGGCTGCGGCCAACAATCAATTTTAA
- a CDS encoding LamG-like jellyroll fold domain-containing protein codes for MMLRCGYVGCFAWLLVVGGVTGAAVADDVVGPIVGTVESTSAHVLYRPRASQTKLRLSVVQDGQTVATVPASTKPDDDFVAKFEVTGLQPATTYHYQIDELGPSPTMLVPADSAHHFTTASPARKDNRVSISFVSCVDIEPNGIWPEMDALDVDTAFLMGDTPYIDKSDLKTVRQKHRQFLQQPDLASLAAHTPMVGTWDDHDFGRNNGNGRNLLEGKPNTRKGFVDYRAHSQYGNGREGVYHKVDLGMIEVFLLDPRYFSQTEPSPVDPSKPTCFGADQWEWLLTGLRQSKAPFKVLAMGAIWQDKKNTETDDMFTYWYERDALLDIVKSENIDGVVLLGGDIHVARHLMHPQRVGYDLHDFVISPGHTRTITELDVYHPSLQWSLVEGWQFLTMTAEETDESAKLIVQFRQPGGVINRTVTIAKNQMTAATDRGAVDGPRAHWPLDDDFTNQSKLGDRIDAAPVHGATLKRDSGIIGGAVRLHRDQQQYLNVPRSFLDDNSAAYSVSLWFKPTSLPAHDSSSRSFLLESTAEGQPENRGAWSLSLGLRSADTADQVNLQLFTSTLQPGSLPEAAPTAISQGPFDTLVDRDRLMDQWNHVAFTFDSQSLSLFLNGERVARHPLPIPGPTSEFGGLIIGGHRNGVGRNFDGWIDEVSIWQRSLTQSELAKLSDAKASLAD; via the coding sequence ATGATGTTGCGATGTGGATACGTTGGCTGTTTCGCGTGGCTGTTGGTGGTCGGCGGGGTCACTGGCGCCGCGGTCGCCGACGATGTGGTGGGTCCTATCGTTGGCACGGTCGAGTCCACGTCGGCGCATGTGCTGTATCGACCACGGGCGAGCCAAACCAAACTGCGACTGTCCGTTGTGCAAGATGGACAGACGGTGGCAACGGTGCCCGCATCGACCAAGCCGGACGACGACTTTGTGGCGAAGTTTGAAGTCACCGGACTGCAACCGGCCACGACCTATCACTACCAGATCGACGAACTCGGTCCGTCACCGACGATGTTAGTGCCGGCTGATTCAGCCCATCATTTCACGACGGCCAGTCCGGCACGCAAAGACAACCGGGTATCGATCAGCTTCGTTTCCTGTGTTGATATCGAACCCAACGGAATCTGGCCAGAAATGGACGCGTTGGACGTCGACACCGCCTTCCTGATGGGTGACACGCCGTACATCGACAAGTCGGATCTGAAAACGGTGCGTCAGAAGCATCGGCAATTTCTTCAGCAGCCGGATTTGGCGTCGTTGGCGGCGCACACGCCGATGGTGGGCACGTGGGATGACCACGATTTTGGTCGCAACAACGGCAATGGCCGCAACCTGCTAGAAGGCAAACCGAATACGCGAAAGGGCTTCGTGGACTACCGCGCCCACTCGCAATACGGCAACGGACGCGAAGGGGTCTACCACAAGGTGGATTTGGGAATGATCGAAGTCTTCCTGCTGGACCCACGCTACTTCTCGCAAACCGAGCCATCGCCAGTCGATCCTTCGAAACCCACCTGCTTCGGTGCCGATCAATGGGAGTGGCTGTTAACGGGTCTGCGCCAATCCAAAGCCCCCTTCAAAGTGCTGGCGATGGGAGCGATCTGGCAGGACAAGAAGAATACAGAAACCGACGACATGTTTACGTACTGGTACGAGCGCGACGCGCTGCTGGACATTGTGAAATCAGAAAACATTGACGGCGTGGTTCTGCTTGGCGGCGACATCCACGTCGCACGGCATCTGATGCACCCGCAGCGTGTCGGCTATGACCTTCACGATTTTGTGATTTCACCGGGACACACTCGAACGATCACCGAACTGGACGTCTACCATCCATCGCTGCAGTGGTCGCTGGTCGAAGGGTGGCAGTTTCTGACCATGACGGCCGAAGAAACGGACGAGTCCGCGAAACTGATTGTCCAGTTTCGTCAGCCCGGCGGCGTCATCAACCGCACGGTCACCATTGCGAAAAACCAAATGACGGCCGCGACGGACCGGGGCGCTGTCGACGGACCACGTGCCCATTGGCCGTTGGACGACGACTTCACCAATCAGTCGAAACTTGGGGATCGTATCGATGCGGCCCCCGTTCACGGCGCGACGTTGAAAAGAGACAGTGGCATCATTGGTGGGGCAGTCCGGCTGCATCGCGACCAACAACAATACCTGAACGTTCCGCGAAGTTTCTTAGACGATAACTCGGCTGCGTATTCGGTGTCGCTGTGGTTCAAACCGACAAGCCTGCCGGCGCACGATTCGTCGTCGCGGTCGTTCCTGCTGGAAAGCACAGCCGAGGGCCAACCAGAGAATCGCGGGGCATGGAGCCTATCGCTTGGCCTGCGATCCGCGGACACCGCCGACCAAGTGAATTTGCAGCTGTTCACATCAACCTTGCAACCGGGCTCGCTGCCCGAAGCGGCTCCCACGGCGATCTCGCAGGGGCCGTTTGACACGTTGGTCGATCGCGATCGATTGATGGACCAATGGAACCATGTCGCGTTCACGTTTGATTCACAATCTCTATCACTGTTTCTGAACGGTGAACGCGTGGCTCGGCATCCACTGCCGATCCCTGGTCCAACCAGCGAATTTGGCGGTCTGATCATTGGCGGTCACCGCAATGGCGTTGGCCGCAACTTTGATGGATGGATCGACGAGGTTTCCATTTGGCAGCGCTCGTTGACCCAATCCGAGCTTGCTAAGCTATCCGATGCGAAAGCTTCGTTGGCGGACTGA